The Triticum aestivum cultivar Chinese Spring chromosome 3A, IWGSC CS RefSeq v2.1, whole genome shotgun sequence genome includes a region encoding these proteins:
- the LOC123056576 gene encoding putative receptor protein kinase CRINKLY4 yields the protein MEIAVSTTQLVGAAVGIIGKIKRVVETARQNKVEYDHLRDRLPTIGHVLHGLPPDPELERPLAELIDMLQQAYDLIVAFQKRSTAKQFFRASIHADRLRSVNARIDSHLSLFPLISYAAIARRLNEPGCSCPGSPAPRKVEQEDVFVAELLEIFPAIHTGEVPICSSAGSQPNVEDAFAAQCKILGIFPPEDTGEVPGCYSAASLHDVEEAFMEEHKILEMFSPEHTSDGEMPGCSSAGSLQDVDDAFVAERKILVYEQGHMSNTTLRDHLVHGVSSSSPVTVSWRTRVEVLLGVSRAIEHLHRCAIIHGNVSSSNIHLDTNCYSMPRLSGFVSVQVLQADQLVAEVVGTPGYIDPEYRCTGRMNLASDVYSFGVVILEALTGRPPVSSGRVKGEDVVTLVDSTLPVIRDGNLHDMLDGRPVLQLQPMLRQLEALELVTHTARLCLWPHGKDRPAMSNVVANLEKALGIIRNNEPMKQL from the coding sequence ATGGAGATCGCGGTCAGCACGACGCAGCTTGTCGGGGCCGCGGTGGGGATCATAGGCAAGATCAAGCGGGTGGTGGAGACGGCGCGCCAGAACAAGGTGGAGTACGACCACCTCAGGGACCGCCTGCCCACGATCGGCCACGTGCTGCATGGCCTGCCGCCGGACCCGGAGTTGGAGCGGCCGCTGGCCGAGCTGATCGACATGCTGCAACAGGCATACGACCTCATCGTCGCTTTCCAGAAGCGGAGCACCGCCAAGCAATTCTTCCGGGCAAGCATCCACGCCGATAGGTTAAGGTCAGTCAACGCCAGGATCGACTCCCACCTCAGCCTCTTCCCCTTGATCAGctacgccgccatcgcccgccgccTCAATGAACCAGGCTGCTCCTGTCCCGGATCCCCGGCTCCGCGGAAGGTGGAGCAGGAGGACGTGTTCGTGGCGGAGCTCCTCGAGATATTTCCTGCCATCCACACCGGCGAGGTGCCGATCTGCTCCTCTGCTGGCTCCCAGCCGAACGTAGAGGACGCGTTTGCAGCGCAGTGCAAGATCCTAGGAATCTTTCCTCCCGAAGACACCGGCGAGGTGCCGGGCTGCTACTCGGCTGCCTCCCTCCACGACGTGGAGGAGGCGTTCATGGAGGAGCACAAGATCCTCGAAATGTTTTCTCCGGAGCACACTAGCGACGGCGAGATGCCGGGCTGCTCCTCTGCCGGTTCCCTGCAAGACGTGGACGACGCGTTCGTGGCAGAGCGTAAGATCCTCGTCTACGAGCAGGGGCATATGAGCAACACCACGCTGAGAGACCACCTGGTGCACGGTGTCTCCAGCTCGTCGCCGGTGACGGTGTCTTGGAGGACCCGCGTGGAGGTGCTGCTGGGCGTATCCCGGGCCATAGAGCACTTGCACCGCTGCGCGATCATCCACGGCAACGTGAGCTCGTCCAACATCCACCTCGACACCAACTGTTACTCGATGCCGCGCCTATCTGGCTTCGTCAGCGTACAGGTCTTGCAGGCGGACCAGCTCGTTGCGGAGGTCGTCGGCACTCCCGGGTACATCGACCCGGAGTACCGGTGCACGGGGCGCATGAACCTGGCCagcgacgtgtacagcttcggtGTTGTCATTTTGGAGGCGCTGACCGGGAGGCCGCCGGTCAGCAGCGGCCGGGTGAAGGGCGAGGACGTCGTGACCCTGGTGGACTCCACGCTCCCGGTCATTCGAGACGGTAATCTGCACGATATGCTAGACGGCCGCCCGGTGTTGCAGTTGCAGCCCATGCTGCGACAGTTGGAGGCGCTCGAGCTCGTGACACACACGGCGAGGCTCTGCCTGTGGCCGCACGGCAAGGACCGGCCAGCCATGTCAAACGTGGTGGCCAACCTGGAGAAGGCACTCGGGATCATACGCAATAATGAGCCTATGAAACAATTGTGA
- the LOC123057481 gene encoding BTB/POZ and MATH domain-containing protein 3: protein MTRRCLWKKRSTPPAAAPPPQEETAARRPASSVRGEHEFHIVGYNARAALAKNAHYSILSGAFKVGGHNWALDCSFDDDGHLASIALLLLTAYISDDAVVAKASLRIEDPLGRWPAAVWESDEAYTFHVWSGNSWQLSQAGRSWSLSVPEAFRSHESHYMEDDRLTILCTVEVLREEEEDSGIAEDMQKLLFLSSESKSTRPACMLPDVTFVVEQAEIQAHRLVLAMRSPVFAAELLGDMREGTTRHIMVDDMSASTFRAMLRFIYTDKLNIKRKASDVALRSQRGCKEKRAARRRVDMALDLLVAADRYDLEKLRLMCDKILSESIDVDSVTPTLMVVHGRLSCRQLEASCIDYLASDDDLYANVKAMEEYKELEESCWSFTADVMDKVAKRKLAANDSSLGANTSRRRPEKKSVSTYNISEVVRGTYEMRIPNFDSMRRSYSVKQTIFSDIFQIGGYDWKLKVSVKEKTISVFAKLLTDPGTAGLRAALFMRMDDPGGKLRPIVRRFKPIFSRKATTWGYSNFMGAEGTKSPYQYLAHDGSLTIRCNFLVSAISSCIKDTTLAPPPNIMCHLEKLLVSEKGSDVTFLFEKREIHAHSLIIAIRSPALYMVVVAANKEEDIVPINDMKAAVFKAMLHFIYTDELPPLEDIALAAGDGVMTTAGDMLAAACRFKLDRMKDKCETLFGQSVSKQNASSMLKLARHHHCVKLKDYCLKFE, encoded by the coding sequence ATGACTCGCCGTTGCCTATGGAAGAAGCGGTCCACCCCGCCGGCCGCCGCTCCGCCTCCACAAGAAGAGACGGCAGCACGCAGGCCGGCGTCCTCTGTCCGAGGCGAGCACGAGTTCCACATCGTCGGCTACAACGCTCGCGCGGCGCTGGCCAAGAATGCCCACTACTCCATCCTCTCCGGCGCCTTTAAGGTCGGCGGCCACAACTGGGCTCTAGACTGCAGCTTCGATGACGACGGGCACCTCGCCTCTATCGCCCTCTTGCTGCTCACCGCCTACATCAGCGACGACGCCGTGGTCGCCAAGGCCAGCCTGAGGATCGAGGACCCGCTTGGCCGGTGGCCCGCCGCCGTGTGGGAGAGCGACGAAGCCTACACCTTCCACGTCTGGTCCGGCAACAGCTGGCAGCTTTCTCAGGCCGGCAGGAGCTGGAGCTTGTCGGTGCCAGAGGCGTTCCGCAGCCATGAGAGCCACTACATGGAAGACGACCGCCTCACCATCCTATGCACCGTCGAGGTCctccgggaggaggaggaggactctggCATCGCCGAGGATATGCAAAAGCTTCTTTTCCTCTCGTCGGAGTCGAAGAGTACAAGACCTGCATGCATGTTGCCGGACGTGACGTTCGTTGTGGAGCAGGCCGAGATCCAGGCGCACAGGCTCGTCCTTGCCATGCGGTCACCGGTATTCGCCGCCGAGCTCCTCGGTGACATGAGAGAGGGTACCACCCGTCACATCATGGTCGATGACATGAGCGCCTCAACCTTCAGGGCCATGCTTCGCTTCATCTACACCGATAAGCTGAACATCAAAAGGAAGGCTAGCGATGTGGCTTTGAGAAGCCAACGTGGTTGCAAAGAAAAACGTGCGGCGAGACGTCGTGTGGACATGGCGCTTGACCTGCTCGTTGCCGCTGATCGCTACGACCTAGAGAAGCTAAGGCTCATGTGCGACAAGATACTGTCTGAAAGCATAGATGTGGATTCTGTCACGCCGACGCTGATGGTGGTGCACGGACGGTTAAGCTGCCGCCAACTGGAGGCATCTTGCATCGATTACTTGGCGTCCGATGACGACTTGTATGCCAATGTCAAGGCCATGGAGGAGTACAAGGAGCTAGAGGAAAGTTGTTGGTCGTTCACAGCAGATGTAATGGACAAAGTAGCCAAACGTAAATTAGCGGCTAATGACTCCTCCTTGGGCGCCAACACCAGCCGCCGACGACCAGAGAAAAAGAGTGTGTCGACATATAACATATCGGAGGTTGTCCGCGGCACATATGAGATGAGGATCCCCAACTTCGATAGCATGCGAAGGAGCTATAGTGTCAAGCAAACAATCTTTTCGGATATTTTTCAGATAGGAGGTTATGACTGGAAGCTAAAGGTATCAGTAAAGGAAAAGACAATCTCCGTGTTCGCCAAATTGTTGACTGATCCAGGAACCGCTGGTCTTAGGGCAGCCCTGTTTATGAGGATGGATGACCCTGGTGGCAAGTTGCGGCCAATCGTAAGACGATTTAAACCAATCTTCAGCAGGAAAGCAACAACATGGGGGTATTCAAATTTCATGGGCGCTGAAGGCACCAAGTCACCGTACCAGTACCTGGCACATGATGGCTCTCTAACCATACGCTGCAATTTCTTAGTTAGTGCCATTTCATCCTGTATCAAAGACACGACTCTTGCGCCACCGCCCAACATTATGTGTCACCTTGAGAAGCTGCTAGTGAGCGAGAAGGGCTCAGATGTGACGTTCCTATTTGAAAAGAGAGAAATTCACGCACATAGCCTCATCATTGCCATACGGTCCCCGGCCCTTTACATGGTGGTTGTGGCCGCCAACAAGGAGGAGGACATTGTACCCATCAATGATATGAAGGCTGCGGTCTTCAAGGCGATGCTCCACTTCATCTACACTGACGAGTTGCCTCCTTTGGAAGACATAGCCCTTGCTGCGGGAGACGGCGTGATGACTACCGCTGGGGACATGCTCGCTGCGGCGTGCCGGTTCAAGCTGGACAGGATGAAGGACAAATGCGAGACCTTATTTGGTCAGTCCGTCTCGAAACAGAACGCGTCGAGCATGCTCAAACTTGCGCGCCATCACCACTGCGTGAAGCTCAAGGATTACTGCTTGAAGTTTGAATAA